A genomic window from Aurantimicrobium photophilum includes:
- a CDS encoding DUF305 domain-containing protein, producing MRIRTLALASTALSTALLLAGCSPSGTSDGMAGMDHGSSSSTAPAETSAQFNAADQMFVTMMIPHHEQAIDMADMLLAKDGIDERVIELAQQIKDAQGPEIETMQAWLEDWGVSADDSSMGGMDHGGGMMSEDSMTALESATGAEATRLFLEGMIEHHTGAIEMAQAALDGGENPDVLELAQQVIDGQSAEITTMQEILDSL from the coding sequence ATGCGTATTCGCACGCTTGCGCTGGCTTCGACCGCGCTGTCCACCGCCCTGCTGCTGGCCGGCTGCTCCCCGAGCGGGACGTCGGACGGGATGGCCGGCATGGATCACGGATCCAGCTCCTCCACGGCCCCTGCCGAGACCTCCGCGCAGTTCAATGCGGCCGACCAGATGTTCGTGACGATGATGATCCCGCACCACGAGCAGGCGATCGACATGGCCGACATGCTGCTCGCCAAGGACGGCATCGACGAGCGGGTGATCGAGCTCGCCCAGCAGATCAAGGACGCCCAGGGCCCTGAGATCGAGACCATGCAGGCCTGGCTCGAGGACTGGGGCGTGTCCGCAGACGACTCGTCGATGGGTGGCATGGATCATGGCGGCGGCATGATGTCGGAAGACAGCATGACCGCCCTGGAATCGGCCACCGGCGCCGAGGCAACGCGCCTGTTCCTCGAGGGCATGATCGAGCACCACACCGGCGCGATCGAGATGGCCCAGGCCGCCCTCGACGGCGGGGAGAACCCGGACGTACTCGAGCTCGCGCAGCAGGTCATCGACGGCCAGAGCGCGGAGATCACCACGATGCAGGAGATCCTGGACAGCCTCTAA
- a CDS encoding dolichyl-phosphate-mannose--protein mannosyltransferase — translation MKRALAWGAPAAVLLLAAVLRLWNLGNPHSLVFDETFYVKDAWSLWNNGYESTWGDDPDKKFNAGITDGFTTDPSYVVHPQLGKWLIGAGMALFGADNSFGWRCGVAIAGILIVLLVMLIAQKLFRSTLLTVVAGGLMAIDGHAITLSRVSLLDNFVTLFTLAGFGLVLLDREQNLPRLMAWMRRRRAQLGDDAVGPTWGPTLWNRPYLILAGVAFGLACGVKWSGMYFLAAFALYVVVMDGLDRRRVGLPFWFSAAVLKQAPATFLLMVPIAVVTYISSWAGWILTSGGYYRDLVTAESGLRWSGPLSWVPDWAQSLWAYHVSAYQFHVGLVTPHSYQANPLTWLIMWRPTSMFYEGVNKGDAGCTFDSCASAITAIANPLIWWGGTAALAYLAYRLVRYREWKVGFILMGIVAGYVPWLMYLNRTVFQFYGIVYEPYMILAITFVVGLILATKDEYKRSTGIAILTVFGILTVLLSIFFYPLWSGMQIPYWYWHLHMWMPSWI, via the coding sequence GTGAAACGAGCATTGGCCTGGGGAGCTCCTGCAGCAGTACTTCTGCTGGCTGCCGTCCTGCGCCTGTGGAACCTGGGTAACCCCCACTCCCTTGTTTTTGATGAGACCTTCTACGTCAAAGACGCATGGTCGTTGTGGAACAACGGCTACGAGTCCACCTGGGGCGATGACCCCGACAAAAAGTTCAATGCCGGGATCACGGACGGCTTCACCACTGACCCGTCCTATGTTGTCCACCCGCAATTGGGCAAGTGGCTCATTGGCGCAGGAATGGCGCTCTTTGGCGCTGACAACTCTTTTGGTTGGCGCTGTGGCGTAGCGATCGCCGGCATTCTGATTGTTCTTCTGGTGATGCTCATTGCCCAGAAGCTGTTCCGCTCCACCCTGTTGACAGTGGTTGCCGGTGGCCTGATGGCCATTGATGGCCACGCCATCACTCTCTCCCGGGTGAGCTTGCTGGATAACTTCGTCACATTGTTCACGCTGGCAGGTTTTGGACTTGTCCTTCTTGACCGCGAACAAAACCTCCCCCGACTCATGGCGTGGATGCGCCGTCGCCGTGCACAGCTTGGCGATGATGCTGTTGGCCCCACCTGGGGCCCGACGTTGTGGAACCGCCCCTACCTGATTCTTGCTGGAGTGGCTTTTGGCTTGGCATGCGGAGTGAAGTGGTCGGGAATGTATTTCTTGGCTGCTTTCGCCCTCTATGTCGTGGTGATGGATGGGCTAGATCGACGACGTGTGGGGCTGCCATTCTGGTTCTCAGCTGCAGTGCTGAAACAAGCTCCTGCCACCTTCCTGTTGATGGTGCCCATCGCTGTGGTGACCTATATCTCCAGCTGGGCAGGATGGATTCTCACCTCAGGTGGGTACTATCGTGACCTCGTCACCGCAGAGTCTGGATTGCGTTGGAGTGGCCCTCTGTCTTGGGTTCCTGATTGGGCGCAGAGCCTCTGGGCGTATCACGTTTCTGCCTATCAATTCCATGTGGGCCTCGTCACACCACACTCGTATCAAGCCAACCCGCTGACGTGGTTGATTATGTGGCGGCCCACCAGCATGTTCTATGAAGGCGTCAACAAGGGTGATGCCGGCTGCACCTTTGACTCGTGTGCGTCTGCGATCACAGCTATTGCAAACCCCCTGATCTGGTGGGGTGGCACCGCTGCCTTGGCCTACCTTGCCTACCGTCTCGTTCGCTACCGCGAATGGAAGGTTGGCTTCATCCTGATGGGTATTGTTGCCGGATATGTGCCGTGGCTGATGTATCTCAACCGCACAGTGTTCCAGTTCTACGGCATTGTTTATGAGCCCTACATGATTCTGGCCATCACCTTTGTGGTGGGCCTCATCTTGGCCACCAAGGATGAGTACAAGCGCAGCACCGGGATTGCCATCTTGACGGTCTTCGGCATCCTGACCGTGCTGCTGAGCATCTTCTTCTACCCACTGTGGAGTGGAATGCAGATTCCTTACTGGTACTGGCACCTGCACATGTGGATGCCCAGCTGGATCTAG
- a CDS encoding heavy metal translocating P-type ATPase has translation MTDPNSHNHDHHDHPSTTAAGHGGGHHPAPTQLDEQAPQQHDAHHGHDAQAGHGPHNAHQDHGGHSGHGNHGGHVERFRRLFWINLIIALPVVAFSPMFAMLLGYEVPGWATFVAPALGTLMYAWGGWPFLTGAWSELKARKPGMMLLIALAITVAFFASWAATLGLVHHELEFWWELALLIVIMLLGHWIEMRSLAQTTSALDSLAALLPDEAERVEGDEIVKVAPAELAVGDIVIVRPGGSVPADGRIVDGRAAMDESMITGESRTVTRGDGDTVTAGTVATDSGLRVEITAVGDDTALAGINRLVAEAQNSSSRAQRIADRAAALLFWFALAAAVITAVVWTITGDPDAAVVRSITVLVIACPHALGLAIPLVVSIATERAARGGVLIKDRLALESMRQVDAVLFDKTGTLTKGEPTVTGVEPAGELDADTVLALAASAEADSEHPLAKAILASANERGLTVEPATGFSSSPAVGVTATVAGHEIRVGGPRLLEETGQPETAAADAWREEGAIILHVLRDGQVIGGLRLADEIRPESRDAVDALHRLGVEVVMITGDAEAVAREVGRELGIDRVFAGVRPEDKSAKVAALQREGKKVAMVGDGVNDAPALAQADVGIAIGAGTDVAIASAGVILASSDPRSVLSVIELSRAAYRKMKQNLWWAAGYNLISVPLAAGILAPVGIVLPMSVGAILMSLSTVVVAVNAQLLRRIDLTPAASTRSVLEREK, from the coding sequence ATGACAGATCCGAACAGCCACAATCACGATCACCACGACCATCCGAGTACGACAGCCGCTGGGCACGGGGGCGGGCATCACCCAGCGCCGACGCAACTCGACGAGCAGGCTCCTCAGCAGCACGACGCACATCACGGTCACGATGCGCAGGCCGGGCACGGCCCGCACAATGCCCACCAGGATCACGGCGGCCACTCCGGTCATGGAAACCACGGCGGTCACGTCGAACGTTTCCGCAGACTGTTCTGGATCAATCTGATCATCGCGCTCCCGGTGGTCGCGTTCTCGCCGATGTTTGCGATGCTGCTCGGCTACGAGGTGCCCGGCTGGGCGACCTTTGTCGCTCCCGCGCTCGGCACGCTCATGTACGCGTGGGGCGGATGGCCCTTCCTCACCGGCGCATGGAGCGAGCTCAAGGCCCGCAAGCCCGGCATGATGCTCCTGATCGCGCTGGCGATCACCGTCGCGTTCTTCGCATCCTGGGCGGCCACGCTCGGGCTCGTGCACCACGAACTCGAGTTCTGGTGGGAGCTCGCGCTGCTGATCGTCATCATGCTGCTCGGACACTGGATCGAGATGCGATCCCTCGCCCAGACCACCTCGGCGCTCGACTCCCTCGCCGCCCTCCTGCCCGACGAGGCCGAGCGCGTGGAGGGCGACGAGATCGTGAAGGTCGCCCCCGCCGAGCTCGCCGTCGGCGACATCGTGATCGTGCGGCCCGGCGGCAGCGTGCCCGCCGATGGCCGCATCGTCGACGGCCGCGCCGCGATGGACGAGTCCATGATCACCGGCGAATCGCGCACCGTGACCCGCGGGGACGGGGATACGGTGACCGCCGGCACGGTCGCGACCGACTCGGGCCTGCGCGTCGAGATCACCGCGGTCGGCGACGACACCGCACTGGCCGGCATCAACCGACTCGTCGCCGAGGCGCAGAACTCCTCGTCCCGCGCCCAGCGCATCGCAGACCGCGCCGCCGCACTGCTGTTCTGGTTCGCCCTCGCCGCCGCCGTCATCACCGCGGTCGTGTGGACGATCACCGGGGATCCCGATGCGGCGGTCGTGCGCAGCATCACCGTGCTCGTGATCGCCTGCCCGCACGCCCTCGGCCTCGCCATCCCGCTCGTGGTGTCGATCGCGACCGAGCGGGCCGCGCGCGGCGGCGTGCTCATCAAGGATCGCCTCGCCTTGGAGTCCATGCGCCAGGTCGACGCGGTGCTGTTCGATAAGACCGGCACCCTCACCAAGGGGGAGCCCACCGTCACCGGCGTCGAGCCCGCTGGCGAACTCGACGCCGACACCGTGTTGGCTCTCGCCGCGTCAGCCGAGGCCGACAGCGAGCACCCGCTCGCGAAGGCCATCCTCGCCTCCGCGAACGAGCGCGGCCTCACCGTGGAGCCCGCAACCGGGTTCTCCTCCTCACCGGCGGTCGGGGTGACCGCTACCGTCGCAGGCCACGAGATCCGCGTCGGCGGGCCCCGCCTGCTCGAGGAGACCGGACAGCCCGAAACCGCAGCCGCGGACGCCTGGCGGGAGGAGGGCGCGATCATTCTGCACGTCCTGCGCGACGGGCAGGTGATCGGGGGTCTGCGGCTCGCCGACGAGATCCGCCCCGAATCCCGCGACGCCGTCGACGCGCTGCACCGCCTCGGCGTCGAGGTCGTCATGATCACCGGCGACGCCGAGGCCGTCGCCCGGGAGGTCGGCCGCGAGCTCGGCATCGACCGCGTCTTCGCCGGGGTGCGCCCCGAGGACAAGTCGGCCAAGGTCGCCGCCTTGCAGCGAGAGGGCAAGAAGGTCGCGATGGTCGGCGACGGCGTCAACGACGCCCCCGCACTCGCGCAGGCCGACGTCGGCATCGCGATCGGTGCGGGCACCGACGTGGCGATCGCCTCGGCGGGTGTGATCCTCGCGAGCTCCGACCCGCGCAGCGTGCTCTCCGTGATCGAGCTCTCCCGCGCCGCCTACCGCAAGATGAAGCAGAACTTGTGGTGGGCCGCCGGCTACAACCTCATCTCGGTGCCGCTGGCGGCCGGTATCCTGGCTCCGGTGGGCATCGTGCTTCCCATGTCCGTCGGCGCGATCCTGATGTCGCTCTCGACCGTGGTCGTGGCAGTCAACGCGCAGCTGCTGCGGCGCATCGATCTCACCCCCGCAGCCAGCACCCGTTCCGTCCTGGAACGCGAGAAGTAA
- a CDS encoding L-serine ammonia-lyase — protein MTAYVSAFDLFSIGIGPSSSHTVGPMRAALDFVTVLKNKNLLGSVTSVNCSLYGSLGSTGIGHGTPGAVIAGLSGLAPETCMPEQVRGAWSTLESDPTLKLSGTHTIAFTADDIMFEPRTRLPGHPNAMTLRAFGNDALPLFEQTYYSVGGGFIRRDGEEASSITTEWPLPYGTSTALLALCDVQNMTIDQVALKNELSQHNLDEVNERLDAIWDTMHNCVNAGLTSAGTLPGGLNVKRRAAELREHLVTADAANSRDTTIEWLHAFALAVNEENAAGGRVVTAPTNGAAGIVPAVASYYLRFVPGANQEGIRRYLLTATAIGSLFKANASISGAEAGCQGEVGPACAMAAGGLCAVLGGTPRQVENAAEIAMEHHLGLTCDPVGGLVQIPCIERNAIASSTAVSAARLALHGDGNHLVSLDTVIETMRQTGLDMSTKYKETSEGGLAVNVIEC, from the coding sequence GTGACAGCGTACGTCTCAGCCTTTGACCTGTTCTCTATAGGTATTGGGCCTTCTAGTTCCCACACCGTGGGACCGATGAGAGCAGCCCTCGATTTCGTCACCGTTCTGAAGAACAAAAACCTTTTAGGTTCTGTCACCAGCGTGAACTGCAGCCTCTATGGTTCCCTTGGATCCACCGGTATTGGTCACGGCACCCCTGGTGCCGTGATCGCGGGCTTGAGCGGTCTCGCTCCCGAAACGTGCATGCCCGAACAGGTTCGTGGCGCCTGGAGCACCCTCGAGTCTGACCCCACCCTCAAGCTCAGTGGAACCCACACCATTGCCTTCACAGCTGACGACATCATGTTCGAGCCCCGAACGAGACTCCCTGGTCACCCCAATGCGATGACCCTCCGCGCCTTCGGCAACGACGCACTTCCCCTGTTCGAACAGACCTACTACTCCGTGGGTGGCGGCTTTATTCGCCGTGACGGCGAAGAAGCCAGCTCTATCACTACAGAGTGGCCCCTGCCCTATGGCACCTCCACTGCGCTGCTTGCCTTGTGCGATGTGCAGAACATGACTATCGATCAGGTGGCTCTGAAGAACGAACTCTCCCAGCACAACTTGGACGAGGTCAACGAACGCCTCGATGCCATCTGGGACACCATGCATAACTGCGTGAATGCGGGACTCACCTCGGCCGGAACACTGCCCGGTGGTCTCAACGTGAAGCGCCGCGCAGCCGAGCTGCGTGAACACCTCGTCACCGCAGATGCCGCCAATAGCCGAGACACCACCATTGAATGGTTGCATGCCTTTGCCCTGGCGGTGAACGAAGAGAACGCGGCCGGAGGCCGCGTCGTCACCGCACCGACGAACGGTGCTGCCGGCATTGTTCCTGCTGTGGCCAGCTACTACCTGCGCTTTGTACCTGGGGCGAACCAGGAGGGTATTCGCCGCTATCTCCTCACTGCCACGGCCATTGGTTCACTCTTCAAAGCAAATGCGAGTATCTCCGGCGCTGAAGCAGGTTGCCAAGGAGAAGTCGGTCCTGCCTGCGCCATGGCTGCCGGCGGTCTGTGTGCAGTTCTAGGCGGAACACCCCGTCAGGTGGAGAACGCAGCAGAGATTGCCATGGAACACCACCTGGGTCTCACTTGCGACCCCGTGGGTGGACTGGTTCAGATTCCGTGTATTGAACGCAATGCCATTGCCAGCTCCACTGCTGTCAGTGCAGCTCGCCTGGCTCTCCATGGCGATGGCAACCACTTAGTCTCCCTCGACACCGTGATTGAAACCATGCGTCAAACTGGTTTGGACATGTCGACCAAATACAAAGAGACCAGCGAAGGCGGTCTCGCTGTGAACGTTATTGAGTGCTAG
- a CDS encoding FAD-dependent oxidoreductase, whose amino-acid sequence MPRKPLTAGVAAARHLASQGGVVATLVGETGVTPYTRMLIKGVAFGPTPPGFITLRLPEVEYLADTVTGIDPGDREVRLTSGARIGYDAVIIATGSRPRLLPDTVLGAGAAMERGQVSPLHSLADAQRIRERLAGLGRRARIVIYGGGIIAAETASTLQEAGHTVMLINRGTVPGLAAFGAPVAERLAAEHQSRVRTYFGRTVRQVEAGDHGVVVTLDDDSPLIGDILLVALGTIPAAPAPAPWTGGVDVDAHLRTDVPYHYAAGGVAMHHDALGAWRIDHWEDAAAQGAHAARVALHDLGLDAAPDPYLPRSPYLALVYGHAVAGVGSTVGAVSRLEEGDEFIVRHERSGTVIGVTGIDAVGTVSQWGPQLHQAAARHSGAQSRPPFLKNTP is encoded by the coding sequence ATGCCGCGAAAGCCCTTGACGGCCGGTGTCGCGGCTGCCCGCCACCTCGCCTCCCAGGGCGGGGTGGTAGCCACGCTCGTCGGCGAAACGGGCGTTACCCCATACACTCGGATGCTCATCAAGGGCGTCGCATTCGGCCCGACCCCTCCGGGATTCATCACGCTCCGCCTGCCAGAGGTAGAGTACCTTGCCGATACCGTCACCGGCATTGATCCTGGCGACCGGGAAGTGCGTCTGACGTCGGGGGCGCGGATCGGCTATGACGCCGTCATCATCGCCACCGGCAGCCGGCCCCGCCTGCTGCCCGACACCGTCCTCGGAGCAGGGGCCGCGATGGAGCGGGGGCAGGTGAGCCCCCTCCACTCGCTCGCGGATGCGCAGCGCATCCGCGAGCGGCTGGCAGGGCTCGGACGCCGAGCACGGATTGTCATTTACGGCGGGGGGATCATTGCGGCTGAGACCGCGTCGACGCTGCAGGAAGCTGGGCACACGGTCATGCTCATCAATCGCGGCACCGTCCCCGGCTTGGCAGCGTTCGGCGCCCCGGTCGCCGAGCGCCTCGCCGCCGAGCATCAGTCCCGCGTGCGTACCTACTTCGGTCGCACCGTGCGCCAGGTCGAAGCCGGCGATCATGGCGTCGTGGTCACTCTCGACGACGACAGCCCCCTCATCGGGGACATCCTGTTGGTAGCGCTCGGCACGATCCCCGCTGCCCCTGCCCCTGCTCCGTGGACGGGCGGCGTCGACGTTGACGCCCATCTCCGCACCGACGTCCCGTACCACTATGCGGCCGGCGGCGTCGCCATGCACCACGACGCCCTCGGCGCCTGGCGCATCGACCACTGGGAAGACGCCGCCGCCCAGGGCGCGCACGCGGCTCGAGTCGCCCTGCACGATCTCGGCCTCGACGCCGCCCCCGACCCATATCTGCCGCGTAGCCCCTACCTGGCGCTGGTCTACGGCCACGCGGTCGCCGGGGTCGGTTCCACTGTCGGCGCCGTCTCCCGTCTCGAGGAGGGGGACGAGTTCATTGTGCGGCACGAACGCTCCGGAACCGTCATCGGCGTGACCGGCATCGACGCCGTCGGAACGGTCTCCCAGTGGGGGCCGCAACTGCACCAGGCGGCTGCCAGACACAGCGGTGCCCAATCGCGACCGCCATTCTTGAAAAATACCCCATAG
- a CDS encoding metal-sensitive transcriptional regulator, with the protein MALDTDTAAEHHGYIDDKAQYLQRMKRIEGQARGIAKMIDEEQYCIDILTQVSALTRALQGVATELLDDHLKHCVLEAAKLSDDAAHAKIQEASDAITRLVRS; encoded by the coding sequence ATGGCACTCGACACCGACACCGCCGCCGAGCACCACGGCTACATCGACGACAAGGCGCAGTATCTGCAGCGGATGAAGCGCATCGAGGGGCAGGCGCGTGGCATCGCGAAGATGATCGACGAGGAGCAATACTGCATCGACATCCTCACGCAGGTCAGTGCGCTCACCCGCGCGCTGCAAGGCGTCGCTACGGAGCTGCTCGACGACCACCTCAAGCACTGCGTGCTCGAGGCCGCAAAGCTCAGCGACGACGCCGCCCACGCGAAGATCCAGGAAGCCAGCGACGCGATCACCCGCCTCGTCCGCTCCTGA
- a CDS encoding F510_1955 family glycosylhydrolase translates to MPASRFPRTPRLRGRLLLAAATAAVAAVLTGCAATAPTAPASSPPPTFGHIHAVIPEDTGTLLVGTHTGLYRVDEDGTVDGPLGGYDFDLMGLAASGDALIASGHPGLDTPAELGSPNLGIIRSEDAGESWQPIVFTNTEDFHVLTAGPDDRLYGIGSTSPALRVSDDRGDTWEARGEIAAVDLAVTTDGTITAATPEGLRTSTDDGASFTSAADAPLLYLLEATGDTVVGVGTDGQVWQRAGDTGWESIGSAAGTVEALGLSPTGRVILVDERGIVALDGDESTVILPALPGP, encoded by the coding sequence ATGCCCGCATCCCGCTTCCCCCGTACACCCCGTCTGCGCGGACGGCTGCTGCTCGCCGCGGCGACGGCCGCCGTCGCCGCCGTCCTGACCGGGTGCGCGGCCACCGCTCCCACGGCGCCGGCCTCCTCGCCGCCTCCGACGTTCGGCCACATTCACGCGGTGATCCCCGAGGATACGGGCACCCTCCTCGTCGGCACGCACACCGGCCTCTACCGCGTCGACGAGGACGGCACCGTGGACGGTCCCCTGGGAGGCTACGACTTCGACCTGATGGGGCTCGCCGCCAGCGGAGACGCCCTGATCGCCTCCGGACATCCCGGCCTTGACACCCCGGCGGAGCTGGGCTCCCCGAATCTCGGCATCATCCGCAGCGAGGATGCCGGGGAGAGCTGGCAGCCGATCGTATTCACGAACACCGAGGATTTCCACGTTCTCACTGCCGGACCAGACGATCGGCTCTACGGCATCGGGTCGACCAGCCCCGCGCTACGGGTCAGCGACGACCGCGGAGACACCTGGGAGGCCCGCGGCGAGATCGCCGCCGTCGATCTCGCCGTCACCACGGACGGGACGATCACCGCCGCCACCCCCGAGGGCCTGCGCACCAGCACAGACGATGGGGCGTCGTTCACGTCCGCAGCCGATGCGCCGCTGCTGTATCTGCTCGAGGCCACAGGGGACACGGTCGTCGGGGTCGGCACCGACGGACAGGTCTGGCAGCGCGCCGGCGACACCGGCTGGGAGTCGATCGGGTCGGCGGCCGGCACCGTCGAAGCCCTGGGGCTCTCCCCCACCGGCAGGGTCATCCTCGTCGACGAGCGCGGCATCGTCGCCCTCGACGGTGACGAATCCACCGTTATCCTGCCCGCACTGCCGGGCCCCTGA
- a CDS encoding carboxymuconolactone decarboxylase family protein yields MPRFPKLTPSSAVSASRKLLGDLVVRHSHVGDMVSTMAHSPALLGGYLQLSRAMRRAKLDRKISELISIAVQSRQGCSLCLDSHIAAARALGVSESAIEAARQGTSPFPAIAAMIRLGVLVYREPSSITDAQIDELRAFGYSTREIADVVGVVSLNLLTGAFNLVAGLTPRD; encoded by the coding sequence ATGCCCCGCTTCCCCAAACTCACGCCCTCATCAGCTGTCAGCGCCTCTCGCAAGCTGCTCGGCGACCTGGTAGTCCGGCACAGCCACGTCGGGGACATGGTGTCGACGATGGCGCACTCCCCCGCGCTGCTCGGCGGATATCTCCAACTGAGCCGGGCGATGCGCCGTGCAAAGCTCGACCGCAAGATCAGCGAGCTCATCTCGATCGCGGTGCAGTCGCGGCAGGGGTGCAGCTTGTGCCTCGATTCCCATATCGCTGCGGCGCGTGCCTTGGGTGTGAGCGAGTCCGCGATCGAGGCCGCCCGGCAGGGCACCTCGCCCTTCCCTGCGATCGCGGCGATGATCCGGCTGGGCGTCCTGGTCTATCGCGAGCCGTCATCGATCACGGATGCGCAGATCGACGAGCTGCGCGCCTTCGGGTACAGCACGCGCGAGATCGCCGACGTCGTCGGGGTGGTCTCCCTGAATCTCCTCACCGGCGCGTTCAACCTGGTCGCGGGGCTCACCCCTCGCGACTGA
- a CDS encoding homocysteine S-methyltransferase family protein — translation MLSCDEFLTRVSVPLAIDGGMSTELEQQGCRLEGSLWTAQALLDDPGLIEAAHKAYVDAGVGVVITASYQISRAGFVENGHTAEDADRAPLSDLHCLSAPAELHAGSRPSRERGIPD, via the coding sequence ATGTTGTCCTGTGATGAGTTCCTTACTCGAGTAAGTGTTCCCCTCGCCATTGATGGCGGAATGAGCACCGAGCTGGAACAGCAAGGCTGTCGACTCGAGGGCTCGTTGTGGACTGCTCAAGCTCTGCTCGATGATCCTGGACTCATTGAGGCTGCACATAAGGCCTATGTCGATGCGGGCGTTGGCGTTGTCATTACCGCCAGCTACCAAATTTCTCGTGCGGGTTTTGTCGAGAACGGTCATACTGCTGAGGATGCTGACCGCGCTCCTCTCTCAGATCTCCATTGCCTTTCGGCACCTGCCGAACTTCACGCAGGGAGCCGGCCGTCAAGGGAACGTGGAATACCGGACTGA
- the rsmI gene encoding 16S rRNA (cytidine(1402)-2'-O)-methyltransferase codes for MIILAATPIGNLGDASTRLVEALTEATVIASEDTRTTSKLLNALGIENRPRLIALHDHNESTKSPEIIELAKEGNVLVLSDAGMPTVSDPGFHLVEAAAAAGVQVTAIPGPSAVITALAVAGLPTDRFTFEGFLPRKQGERKATFRALARESRTMVFFESPNRIAESLIDARDELGSERPAAVCRELTKLYEEVKRGSLAELADWAADGVRGEIVLVIGGATAATLTLEDGLVQVQVLVADGVRLKEATTQVAEETGLSKRELYQAALAAK; via the coding sequence GTGATCATCCTGGCAGCAACTCCCATCGGCAACTTGGGCGATGCCTCGACCCGTTTGGTAGAGGCATTGACTGAGGCAACCGTGATTGCCAGTGAAGACACCCGCACCACCTCCAAGCTCTTGAATGCTCTCGGTATTGAGAACCGTCCCCGCCTCATCGCGTTGCACGATCACAACGAATCAACCAAGAGCCCCGAGATCATTGAGCTGGCCAAAGAAGGCAACGTTCTGGTTCTGTCAGACGCGGGCATGCCTACTGTCAGTGACCCCGGCTTCCATCTCGTAGAGGCAGCTGCCGCTGCCGGTGTGCAGGTCACCGCTATTCCTGGGCCCAGTGCGGTGATTACCGCGCTCGCCGTGGCGGGACTTCCCACCGACCGCTTCACCTTTGAAGGTTTCCTACCTCGTAAGCAGGGAGAACGTAAGGCAACGTTCCGAGCACTGGCTCGTGAGTCGCGCACCATGGTGTTCTTTGAATCCCCCAACCGTATTGCTGAGTCACTGATCGATGCTCGTGATGAGCTGGGGTCTGAACGACCTGCTGCAGTGTGCCGCGAGCTCACCAAACTCTATGAAGAGGTCAAGCGCGGATCATTAGCAGAGCTCGCCGACTGGGCCGCCGACGGCGTCCGCGGCGAGATTGTTCTGGTAATTGGTGGCGCTACTGCGGCAACGCTGACGCTGGAGGACGGACTTGTTCAGGTTCAGGTGCTCGTGGCCGATGGAGTGCGCCTCAAAGAGGCGACGACACAGGTTGCTGAAGAGACTGGCCTCTCCAAGAGAGAGCTGTATCAGGCAGCTCTCGCAGCTAAATAG
- a CDS encoding DUF6153 family protein: protein MQSDPGVRRGDARRRLLAFGLLTLVLVGLFGMHVLSGSAGHGGHDTRSPAALIATDHEAAGADMGGSVVTAAGVHASSTMAAPDPAPGDAHCPGPCGDPDPGHVMLMVGCVLALLVAVVLLFAPLMLGYSWRSLVLAIRSLPPAGTVLPRPRPPSLRVLSISRT, encoded by the coding sequence ATGCAGAGCGATCCCGGAGTACGGCGCGGCGACGCGCGACGCCGCCTGCTCGCGTTCGGCCTGCTCACCCTGGTGCTGGTGGGGCTCTTCGGCATGCATGTGCTGAGCGGCTCGGCCGGGCACGGCGGCCACGACACGAGATCCCCGGCCGCGCTCATCGCGACCGATCACGAAGCCGCGGGCGCCGACATGGGCGGCAGCGTGGTCACGGCGGCGGGGGTGCACGCATCCAGCACGATGGCCGCACCGGATCCCGCACCCGGGGATGCCCACTGTCCTGGCCCGTGCGGGGATCCGGACCCCGGTCACGTCATGCTGATGGTCGGGTGCGTGCTCGCGCTGCTGGTGGCCGTCGTGCTGCTGTTCGCGCCGCTCATGCTGGGGTACTCCTGGCGCTCCCTCGTCCTCGCGATCCGCTCCCTGCCGCCTGCGGGCACCGTCTTACCGCGCCCGCGGCCCCCGTCTCTTCGCGTTCTGTCGATCAGTCGCACCTGA
- a CDS encoding homocysteine S-methyltransferase family protein has product MPGAPRWESRRIAASSPAIAAIGVNCVDPSVVSAAIAEIRSVTDLPVVIYANGGGTWNAQTGVWENAAADALVAYSAEWIAQGASLIGGCCGTHAGDIRQLASAL; this is encoded by the coding sequence ATCCCAGGCGCTCCGCGCTGGGAATCGCGGCGCATTGCTGCATCATCTCCAGCCATTGCGGCCATTGGCGTCAACTGCGTTGACCCTTCTGTTGTCTCTGCTGCTATTGCTGAGATTCGCAGCGTGACCGATCTGCCCGTGGTGATTTATGCCAATGGTGGTGGAACCTGGAATGCGCAGACGGGCGTCTGGGAGAACGCAGCTGCGGATGCGCTCGTTGCCTACTCGGCAGAGTGGATTGCGCAGGGAGCGAGCCTTATTGGTGGCTGCTGTGGCACGCATGCAGGCGATATTCGCCAGCTTGCCTCTGCGCTTTAG